In Candidatus Poribacteria bacterium, a genomic segment contains:
- a CDS encoding adenine phosphoribosyltransferase, with product MYELSKFIRTIPDYPKPGIMFKDITPLLANAPVFNAVIEVYANHYKSEGVDIIAGPEARGFIFASALAYRMGAGFVPVRKKGKLPYDTFEVTYDLEYGEDTLTIHQDDFPKGSRVLLCDDLLATGGTLAATIELVEKAGGDLVGIALLIELTELNGREKMRNLPIFSIFEF from the coding sequence ATGTACGAGTTATCTAAATTTATCCGAACTATACCTGATTATCCTAAACCGGGTATTATGTTTAAAGACATTACGCCACTTTTAGCAAATGCACCTGTTTTCAATGCTGTCATTGAGGTTTACGCAAACCACTATAAAAGTGAGGGAGTTGACATAATCGCAGGACCCGAAGCAAGAGGGTTCATTTTCGCGTCTGCACTTGCGTATCGGATGGGGGCAGGCTTTGTTCCTGTACGTAAAAAAGGGAAGTTGCCCTACGACACATTTGAAGTGACCTACGACCTTGAATACGGAGAAGACACACTCACGATTCATCAAGACGATTTTCCAAAGGGGAGCCGCGTCCTTTTATGCGATGATCTTTTGGCTACTGGTGGTACGCTTGCAGCAACGATTGAACTTGTTGAAAAAGCAGGTGGGGACCTTGTAGGCATTGCCCTCTTAATAGAACTCACCGAACTCAACGGTCGAGAAAAGATGAGGAATTTACCAATCTTTTCTATCTTTGAATTTTAG
- a CDS encoding DUF4955 domain-containing protein, with translation MINKIGNCAAAALLFLFMLPLASAQLTPNIYKKYIGEPVPAGTPDLIDFSYAGYKNGEEGIPEDFDYPTYNVTDYGAVPDDNKSDTAAVRVVLDAASSGSCIVFFPPGQYDVLLDNDIKEPFVIVGHHTIVRGSGAQGAGNGGTTIKAHNAIASNSPFLFQTINAEFDWGSKTNVRGSYPSGAKSFEVYNATSLIDRKYIAIRGFSLRGEDYEKYSSRPMAEFPESYTRIREGITLREYHEIDRIEGNRVYLKAPLVTHLSNGMGVHWIDLQEGIGFEYLHIDGSFDEVYEHLVQGGRGGISLWETAHSWIRRCRISNVIASYFIGHSYGTTAVSNIVDGRFGHNLGSLFGSTYCLTAFLEDYTDRGMWHGAAVSHYAAGSVVWHVRGPLVKGPDTHGAQARHSLFDNYICMNHHASGGGRDSLPHHLDGYVRWNNTVFTNSTFDLWVPDAHTITQGSVIGYKTLGGLIPRNAYVEGFGTHVYPNSLYEAQLEHRFGALPAWVEAAKAEHRKFMGSIIVDPGRPETPPDDSAVNLDPTRGGPKIEGPWLWVLLPDEHLESITDLLAKVSGGSVTEQHIATHGASPGDIVGDYAWTPLKISPSAANNINEMTSAIGWNGEKRVIYGTISINSPEEQHTRMFVGHDDTLKVWLNGSLVHERIVYYNAYDYQRAFPVTLKQGQNTLLVAVGNGTGRWSGYFGFQADAEYTVLPFAGVGYALSNYALSGGVFSASETFTVDLYGENVTDLAEWQFDLAFDPLLLEVLAVHKGYLLESAGAVTAFQQGTIDNQTGKITGIRNAISSGSSVSGTGVLLSVTFAAKAGGETQLRLNHFSLVDSTGREIPAGPLYLSLMLEGNLPWDVNEDGGVNILDLVLVAQNLGKPTSTNSPADVNSDGTINILDLVLVAQHLGESTSGAAPTTIAIEDIKGLDPATVQAWIDHARAEDDGSRTFQKGIANLERLLTVLIPEKTTLLPNYPNPFNPETWIPYQLSEPAEVTVTIYTINGTTVRTLALGLMPAGIYQNKGRAGYWDGKNDVGEFVASGVYFYTLTAGGFKATRRMLIRK, from the coding sequence ATGATCAACAAAATAGGAAACTGCGCAGCCGCTGCACTGTTATTTTTGTTCATGTTGCCGCTTGCCTCAGCGCAACTCACACCGAACATCTATAAGAAATATATCGGAGAACCTGTTCCGGCGGGCACACCTGATCTAATTGATTTTTCTTATGCAGGCTATAAAAATGGGGAAGAAGGCATCCCCGAAGATTTTGACTATCCAACCTACAATGTGACCGATTACGGTGCTGTCCCTGATGATAATAAGTCAGATACGGCTGCTGTCAGAGTAGTCCTTGACGCAGCGTCTTCTGGTAGCTGTATCGTATTTTTTCCACCCGGACAATATGATGTTTTACTTGATAACGATATAAAAGAGCCGTTTGTCATTGTAGGTCATCACACAATCGTACGTGGGAGCGGCGCGCAAGGGGCAGGCAACGGTGGGACAACTATTAAGGCACATAACGCCATAGCGTCCAATTCACCATTTTTATTTCAAACAATCAATGCTGAATTTGATTGGGGGTCAAAAACAAATGTCCGCGGGTCATATCCCAGTGGCGCAAAGTCCTTTGAGGTGTACAACGCAACCAGTTTGATAGACCGTAAGTATATTGCAATCAGAGGGTTTAGTCTTCGTGGAGAGGATTATGAGAAATATTCCTCACGACCCATGGCTGAGTTCCCTGAGTCGTATACTCGCATCCGTGAGGGGATTACACTTAGAGAATATCATGAGATTGATAGAATTGAAGGGAACCGGGTCTATCTAAAGGCGCCACTTGTAACCCACCTAAGTAACGGTATGGGTGTACATTGGATTGATTTACAAGAGGGGATCGGCTTTGAATATCTCCATATTGATGGAAGTTTTGATGAAGTTTATGAGCATTTAGTTCAAGGCGGACGGGGTGGCATTTCATTATGGGAAACCGCACATTCATGGATACGCCGTTGTCGGATTTCTAATGTGATTGCTTCCTATTTTATCGGTCATTCTTATGGGACGACTGCTGTTAGTAATATCGTTGATGGCAGATTCGGACATAATTTAGGGAGTCTATTTGGTTCAACATATTGCCTCACGGCATTTTTAGAAGATTATACCGACAGAGGGATGTGGCATGGTGCAGCCGTGTCGCATTACGCGGCAGGAAGTGTTGTATGGCATGTCCGAGGTCCGTTAGTAAAGGGACCTGATACACACGGCGCGCAGGCGCGCCATTCATTGTTCGATAATTACATCTGCATGAACCATCATGCATCTGGCGGTGGGCGAGATAGTTTGCCGCACCATTTAGATGGATACGTCCGGTGGAACAACACTGTTTTTACGAATAGCACTTTTGACCTATGGGTGCCCGACGCACATACCATCACTCAAGGCAGTGTGATCGGATACAAAACACTGGGCGGTTTGATCCCGCGCAACGCTTATGTTGAAGGATTTGGGACGCACGTCTATCCTAATTCACTTTACGAGGCACAACTTGAACACCGATTCGGTGCGCTCCCAGCATGGGTGGAGGCTGCAAAAGCAGAACATAGAAAGTTTATGGGGAGCATTATCGTTGATCCAGGGCGACCTGAAACACCGCCTGACGATTCAGCCGTCAACTTAGATCCAACACGCGGGGGTCCGAAAATAGAGGGACCCTGGTTATGGGTCCTGTTGCCAGATGAACATCTTGAGAGCATAACAGACCTATTGGCGAAAGTAAGTGGCGGAAGTGTTACAGAGCAACACATCGCAACGCATGGTGCATCACCCGGGGACATCGTTGGCGACTATGCGTGGACTCCCTTAAAAATTTCACCAAGTGCGGCAAACAACATAAACGAAATGACAAGTGCTATCGGCTGGAACGGAGAAAAACGTGTCATTTACGGCACTATCTCCATAAATTCTCCAGAAGAACAGCACACAAGGATGTTTGTTGGGCATGATGACACGCTCAAGGTTTGGCTGAATGGCAGCCTGGTTCATGAAAGAATCGTATATTATAATGCTTACGATTACCAAAGGGCTTTTCCTGTCACGCTCAAGCAAGGTCAAAATACACTGTTAGTTGCTGTGGGTAACGGCACAGGCAGATGGAGCGGATACTTTGGCTTCCAAGCAGATGCAGAATATACAGTACTCCCTTTTGCGGGTGTTGGATATGCGCTTTCTAATTATGCCCTTTCTGGGGGTGTGTTCTCCGCATCTGAAACTTTTACTGTTGACCTATACGGAGAAAATGTGACCGATTTAGCGGAATGGCAGTTTGACCTCGCTTTTGACCCCTTGCTTCTCGAAGTGCTTGCGGTGCATAAAGGCTATTTACTGGAGTCAGCGGGTGCTGTAACCGCGTTTCAGCAAGGCACAATTGATAATCAGACCGGTAAGATTACCGGGATCCGTAACGCAATAAGTAGTGGCAGCAGTGTGAGTGGCACAGGCGTGCTCTTATCAGTAACTTTCGCAGCAAAAGCAGGGGGTGAAACACAATTACGGCTGAATCACTTCAGTCTCGTTGATAGCACGGGTAGAGAAATCCCTGCGGGTCCGCTTTATCTTTCACTGATGTTGGAAGGCAACCTACCTTGGGATGTCAACGAAGATGGAGGGGTAAATATTTTAGATTTGGTTCTCGTTGCCCAAAACCTGGGGAAACCCACATCCACTAATTCGCCAGCAGATGTAAACAGCGATGGCACTATTAACATCTTGGACCTAGTCCTTGTTGCACAACATCTCGGTGAATCAACAAGCGGCGCAGCGCCGACTACTATTGCAATAGAAGACATAAAGGGATTAGACCCCGCAACAGTTCAAGCGTGGATAGACCACGCACGCGCTGAGGACGATGGGTCGCGCACTTTCCAAAAGGGAATTGCAAATCTCGAACGACTTCTAACAGTCCTTATACCTGAAAAGACGACGTTATTGCCGAACTATCCGAACCCGTTTAATCCAGAGACATGGATACCGTATCAGTTATCCGAACCAGCAGAGGTGACCGTGACAATCTATACTATCAATGGAACAACAGTTCGGACATTAGCGTTGGGACTCATGCCTGCGGGTATCTATCAGAACAAGGGCCGAGCTGGATATTGGGATGGTAAAAATGACGTTGGTGAGTTTGTTGCAAGTGGTGTCTATTTTTACACGCTAACTGCCGGAGGGTTTAAGGCAACGCGTAGGATGCTCATACGGAAGTGA
- a CDS encoding phytanoyl-CoA dioxygenase family protein, with translation MRALTDSQIHDFNENGYLLIEDALSSDDLNPLIAEFEEIVDTGASQLYAEGELDSEFKTEGFDTRLAKITAQSSVVFQKVFSGAHTGPALFELLVNPKLLDIAESLVGSEIMCHPAYRVRPKLPEHDRTLVPWHQDAGYMEPKCDSVLQLTIWIPLIDATVENGCMEVIPHVHRDGVFRHRHSERFYLEIPNDALPEVDPVVVPVKFGSVLLFTNLTPHRSIPNVSNQVRWSVDSRYQDAAKPTGYQPEAGFLARSRLHPEEVVTTPEEFKRVRDEHQPGPGPNRWANL, from the coding sequence ATGAGAGCGTTGACTGATTCCCAAATCCACGATTTTAACGAGAACGGCTATCTCCTAATTGAAGACGCGCTTTCTTCCGACGACCTGAATCCGCTGATCGCTGAGTTTGAGGAGATTGTTGACACTGGAGCATCACAACTCTACGCGGAAGGCGAACTGGATTCCGAATTTAAGACGGAAGGGTTTGACACTCGGTTGGCGAAAATTACGGCGCAATCCTCGGTCGTATTTCAGAAGGTGTTTAGTGGTGCGCACACGGGGCCCGCACTCTTTGAGCTGCTCGTCAATCCGAAGCTCCTTGACATCGCTGAGTCGCTCGTCGGATCGGAAATTATGTGTCATCCTGCATACCGAGTCCGTCCGAAACTGCCCGAGCACGATCGAACCCTCGTCCCATGGCATCAAGACGCAGGCTATATGGAGCCGAAATGCGATTCGGTTTTACAACTCACAATCTGGATTCCGCTGATAGATGCGACTGTTGAGAACGGCTGTATGGAGGTCATCCCACACGTCCATCGGGACGGTGTTTTCCGACATCGTCACTCTGAGCGTTTTTATCTTGAGATACCGAATGATGCATTACCGGAAGTCGATCCGGTTGTAGTTCCTGTTAAGTTTGGCAGCGTTCTCCTATTTACCAATCTAACGCCGCATCGTTCTATCCCGAATGTCAGCAATCAAGTCAGATGGAGCGTTGATTCGCGCTATCAGGACGCGGCGAAACCGACCGGCTATCAACCGGAAGCCGGTTTCCTTGCCCGGAGCCGACTGCACCCTGAAGAGGTTGTCACCACACCTGAGGAATTTAAACGGGTTCGTGATGAACATCAACCCGGTCCCGGTCCAAATCGCTGGGCAAACCTTTAA
- a CDS encoding VOC family protein: MLNLSHATVDVAITCSDFAASLDFYHNKLGFEIVLDLEIPDDLARDVGLAPIGFRQVRLKAGNTLIKLMDIESPPPAPTGEFSAGVRWLTFFVEDIQQTVKDLKQNGVEFLSEPISAPDAAGVACAPDPDGILIELVQI, from the coding sequence GTGCTAAACTTATCACATGCTACTGTTGACGTTGCTATTACCTGTAGTGATTTCGCAGCGTCGTTGGACTTCTATCACAACAAGTTGGGTTTTGAGATTGTGCTGGATCTGGAGATTCCAGACGACCTCGCGCGCGACGTGGGGCTTGCGCCTATCGGTTTTCGGCAGGTCCGTCTCAAGGCAGGTAACACACTCATCAAGTTGATGGATATTGAATCGCCACCGCCAGCACCAACAGGCGAGTTCTCAGCGGGTGTCCGTTGGCTCACCTTTTTTGTTGAGGATATTCAGCAGACTGTCAAAGACTTAAAACAGAACGGTGTCGAATTTCTATCTGAACCTATAAGCGCGCCGGATGCCGCGGGTGTCGCCTGCGCGCCGGATCCAGATGGCATTTTAATTGAACTTGTCCAAATATGA
- a CDS encoding MBL fold metallo-hydrolase — MDPRFSKLSEHLYIHHGHVNTGILRDGDRALLIDPSGTTLHTTLAELGITNIEQILFTHHHRDSTIGFPIAENVRVGVPEKEVAWFAEVETFWNDPQYRWHLYNYHPHNLMLADAIRVTDTYAEGAQIAWGSASVKVIETPGHTDGSVTYLIDVDNKRFAFSGDLIYDEGQLWELYSLQKGQQTSDYHGFLGARDELRESLEKVRQASPTALIPTHGVTMDNSDRAIDRLLERLAYCYDKYVAISALRHYFPQLFTEFEGHPGHMPIREGKPPPEFLRHFGTTWIIISDFSTASFGSQATPKGEAFVMDCGSPNVIKQIQQLQTDNEISEVTQFWVTHYHDDHVNAIPEFQETFPCETITDTVVAQVITNPIGFRLPCISPSVTRVDRVTQDGDSWQWNEFTMTAYHFPGQTYYHGGLLVEGHGVRMFFAGDSFTMAGIDDYCSGNRNLLGADVGYEKCLRLIQELKPTHIFNCHVDPAFDFTDAEIACMLDTLAEREKCYTALFPWDHANYGMDEHWVRCYPYEQEVALGGTAQLRVGVTNHSDEPRTATAQPILPASWGMEIVPGETTLPPKAEGYIDFSIPIPQHCETLGRVVIPVDITYNARPLGQFREAIFVLTGG, encoded by the coding sequence ATGGATCCCCGATTTTCCAAACTCAGTGAACACTTATATATTCACCACGGGCATGTTAACACAGGTATTCTCCGTGATGGCGATCGCGCGCTGCTCATTGACCCAAGTGGGACTACCCTTCATACAACACTCGCGGAGTTAGGCATCACGAATATTGAGCAGATCCTCTTTACGCACCACCATCGCGATAGCACAATCGGTTTCCCGATAGCTGAGAACGTCCGTGTTGGCGTGCCAGAGAAAGAGGTAGCATGGTTTGCCGAGGTCGAAACCTTTTGGAACGATCCACAATACCGATGGCACCTCTACAATTACCATCCACACAATCTCATGCTTGCCGATGCTATCCGAGTGACAGATACGTATGCCGAGGGTGCACAGATTGCGTGGGGTTCAGCGTCCGTGAAAGTTATTGAAACACCTGGACATACCGATGGCAGTGTTACCTACCTCATTGATGTTGACAATAAACGCTTCGCTTTCTCCGGGGACCTCATCTACGACGAAGGTCAGTTGTGGGAACTCTATAGTCTACAGAAGGGACAGCAGACCAGCGACTATCACGGGTTCCTCGGTGCGCGAGATGAACTCAGGGAGAGCCTTGAAAAGGTGCGTCAGGCATCGCCAACTGCGCTTATTCCGACGCACGGTGTCACCATGGACAATTCAGACAGGGCAATTGACAGGCTTTTGGAGCGGTTGGCGTACTGCTACGATAAATATGTGGCGATTTCTGCGCTCCGGCACTACTTTCCGCAGCTTTTTACCGAGTTTGAAGGACATCCCGGGCACATGCCGATCCGTGAAGGAAAACCGCCTCCCGAATTCTTACGTCACTTCGGCACAACATGGATCATTATCTCCGACTTTTCTACAGCAAGTTTCGGCTCGCAAGCTACGCCGAAAGGCGAAGCGTTCGTCATGGATTGTGGCTCGCCAAATGTAATTAAACAGATTCAACAGTTGCAGACAGACAACGAAATTTCGGAGGTTACGCAATTCTGGGTAACGCACTACCACGACGACCACGTTAACGCTATCCCCGAATTTCAAGAAACTTTCCCGTGTGAAACGATAACGGATACGGTTGTCGCACAGGTTATCACGAATCCGATCGGTTTTCGACTCCCATGTATTTCGCCTTCTGTTACGCGGGTAGATCGCGTCACACAGGACGGTGATTCTTGGCAGTGGAATGAGTTTACAATGACCGCCTACCATTTTCCGGGTCAGACCTATTATCACGGTGGACTGCTTGTCGAGGGACACGGCGTACGGATGTTCTTTGCGGGGGACTCCTTCACGATGGCAGGGATTGATGACTACTGCTCCGGCAATCGGAATCTGCTCGGTGCGGATGTCGGCTACGAAAAGTGCCTGCGTCTGATTCAGGAACTCAAGCCGACGCATATTTTTAACTGCCATGTCGATCCAGCGTTTGACTTTACCGATGCTGAGATTGCGTGCATGCTTGATACACTCGCTGAGCGAGAAAAATGTTATACCGCGCTCTTTCCTTGGGACCACGCCAACTATGGCATGGACGAACACTGGGTACGCTGCTATCCTTATGAACAAGAAGTTGCACTTGGCGGAACAGCACAGCTGCGCGTAGGGGTAACGAACCATTCGGACGAGCCGCGCACAGCGACTGCGCAGCCAATTCTTCCTGCATCATGGGGTATGGAAATTGTTCCCGGAGAAACAACGCTTCCACCGAAAGCAGAGGGATACATCGATTTTTCCATTCCAATTCCACAACACTGCGAAACGTTAGGACGAGTTGTTATACCTGTGGACATCACCTATAACGCGCGTCCACTCGGTCAATTCCGAGAAGCGATCTTTGTTCTCACTGGAGGTTAA
- a CDS encoding sulfatase, translating into MSWNIVVVVSDTLRTAYLSPYGNDWIRTPNLARFAEQSVRFTNAHPECLPTIPTRRTLHTGRRAYPFSTYTPVPWDNVYTPGWQPMSSDEPAIAESLVQNGYHTGFFADVPHYFVPGMNFTRGFRQWQFVRGQAEDRYRGGAHADPALVSRYRGNPARIRSHIVNVQPERPEETWPTARLFRSAIEFVEHNHENTPFYLYVDGFTPHETWEAPIHYYDLYGSREDREPICLNLPYGSLKDAELEERLPSVKANYAGLVTLVDTWFGRLVDTIDRLGLRENTLIMFLADHGTNFAENPDKATGKPANFMYPGTMDIPMLVSHPSGVNGGTTCDEFVYTLDVPATVMAASQVEPAGEIQGQSLLPLVEGKGGFESREYLTCRYVNSVWYKDAKSWYFSSVDFNDGIRLFDLESDIDCQHNIADQGAERIALAQERILADAGGHLPHYKRQGRTDALGRPQFAEA; encoded by the coding sequence ATGAGTTGGAACATAGTCGTTGTTGTTTCAGATACCCTACGAACCGCATATCTCAGTCCCTATGGTAACGATTGGATTCGGACACCGAATTTAGCACGGTTTGCCGAACAGAGCGTCAGATTTACGAACGCACACCCGGAATGCTTACCGACGATTCCGACGCGCCGCACCCTACATACCGGCAGACGCGCCTATCCGTTCAGTACGTATACGCCTGTACCGTGGGACAACGTCTATACGCCGGGTTGGCAACCGATGTCGTCCGATGAACCCGCAATCGCTGAATCGCTCGTCCAAAATGGATACCACACAGGCTTTTTCGCCGATGTACCGCACTATTTCGTACCCGGAATGAACTTCACAAGAGGGTTCCGACAGTGGCAGTTTGTCCGTGGTCAAGCCGAAGACAGATACCGTGGCGGCGCGCACGCCGATCCGGCATTGGTCTCTCGATACCGCGGGAATCCAGCACGTATCCGCTCACATATTGTGAACGTTCAACCCGAACGTCCAGAGGAGACATGGCCCACCGCTCGACTGTTCCGTTCCGCAATTGAATTCGTTGAGCATAACCATGAAAACACACCGTTTTACCTCTACGTTGATGGGTTCACACCGCACGAGACATGGGAAGCCCCCATCCACTACTACGATCTCTACGGTAGCCGAGAAGATCGGGAACCTATCTGTCTCAACCTCCCTTACGGTTCACTCAAAGATGCGGAACTTGAGGAACGGCTGCCAAGCGTTAAAGCCAACTACGCCGGTTTGGTAACCCTCGTGGATACGTGGTTTGGAAGGTTAGTGGATACGATTGATCGCCTCGGACTGCGCGAAAATACGTTGATTATGTTCCTCGCAGACCACGGCACAAACTTCGCAGAGAATCCGGATAAAGCCACCGGCAAGCCTGCGAACTTTATGTATCCTGGCACAATGGACATTCCTATGCTCGTGAGCCACCCGTCTGGGGTAAATGGTGGTACAACGTGCGATGAGTTCGTCTATACGTTGGATGTGCCTGCTACTGTTATGGCAGCAAGTCAAGTTGAACCTGCTGGCGAGATTCAAGGACAGAGTCTACTCCCGCTCGTTGAAGGCAAAGGCGGTTTTGAATCGCGTGAATACCTGACCTGTCGTTATGTCAACTCTGTCTGGTATAAAGACGCGAAGAGTTGGTATTTCTCCAGCGTTGATTTTAATGACGGTATCCGACTGTTTGACCTTGAGTCAGACATCGACTGCCAGCACAACATCGCTGACCAAGGCGCAGAGCGGATCGCGCTTGCCCAAGAACGGATCTTAGCCGACGCAGGCGGACATCTACCGCACTACAAACGCCAAGGCAGAACGGATGCCCTCGGCAGGCCGCAGTTCGCAGAGGCGTAG
- a CDS encoding Dabb family protein, producing MVEHIVLLKLKSEVTNAQLETLSDALMGMADEIPGIESITAGTNNSPEGKSQGYAYGFIVRFTDEAARDAYLPHPFHRQVAGEHIRPLVEDVLVFDYSA from the coding sequence ATGGTTGAGCATATCGTCCTACTCAAGTTGAAGTCGGAGGTTACTAACGCACAATTGGAGACCTTGTCCGATGCCCTTATGGGAATGGCTGACGAGATCCCCGGCATTGAATCTATAACTGCTGGCACAAACAACAGTCCTGAAGGCAAAAGTCAAGGGTACGCGTACGGGTTTATCGTCCGTTTCACAGACGAAGCGGCACGCGATGCGTATCTACCCCATCCTTTTCACCGTCAGGTAGCAGGCGAACACATCCGTCCACTTGTTGAGGATGTCCTTGTTTTCGATTACTCCGCTTAA
- a CDS encoding DUF362 domain-containing protein yields MKPNDKVIAGIIADSQEMEHYQNTLDRRQFLTRLAAGVGGIGGALSTLPAFAQLSSGQLQPDAATETVPLTPVVEAIGKKVWDNDQLNEDAVSELMDQAMMKLTGRSSAKEAWRDIVLPDDIVGIKINPLAGPELSTHSIIVDKIVEGLYGAGVLRKQIIIWDRFEEHLLNAGYPINKDETDVRTVASDTEGIGYDDEVFYESEKDSITRRENESTRSRYSRIVTQQVDVLINVPVLKHHAMAGVSGCLKNLAFGSVDNTRRFHGKPRYCNPAIAEILEHKVLKEKLVLNIVDGLVASFDKGPTYHAESAWKYGSLFISADPVVLDVLVLQTVNQKREELELDSVSKLANHINTAGKLDLGTNTLDQADLRKVEV; encoded by the coding sequence ATGAAACCTAACGACAAGGTCATAGCAGGCATTATTGCTGACAGCCAAGAGATGGAGCACTATCAAAACACGCTCGATCGCCGGCAGTTCTTAACTCGACTTGCTGCGGGTGTCGGCGGTATCGGGGGCGCGCTTAGCACACTTCCAGCGTTCGCACAGCTGAGTAGTGGACAATTGCAACCCGACGCTGCTACAGAAACAGTGCCTCTTACGCCTGTCGTTGAGGCTATTGGTAAGAAGGTTTGGGACAACGATCAGCTCAATGAAGATGCCGTGAGTGAACTGATGGATCAGGCGATGATGAAGCTGACTGGACGTTCCTCCGCTAAAGAGGCGTGGCGAGATATTGTGCTACCCGATGATATTGTCGGGATAAAAATCAACCCGCTTGCTGGACCAGAACTCAGCACACATTCCATCATTGTTGATAAAATCGTTGAGGGTTTATACGGTGCCGGTGTGCTTCGGAAGCAGATTATTATCTGGGACCGGTTTGAAGAACATCTCTTAAACGCCGGTTATCCAATCAACAAGGATGAGACCGATGTGCGAACTGTTGCCTCCGACACGGAAGGCATCGGGTATGACGATGAAGTGTTTTATGAGAGCGAAAAGGATAGTATTACGCGTCGAGAGAATGAAAGCACCCGTTCTCGGTATTCCCGGATTGTTACCCAGCAGGTTGATGTGCTCATCAATGTCCCCGTTTTGAAGCACCATGCGATGGCGGGTGTGAGCGGATGTTTAAAGAATCTCGCGTTCGGGAGTGTTGATAACACACGCCGATTCCATGGAAAACCGCGCTATTGCAACCCGGCTATTGCCGAAATTCTGGAGCATAAGGTCTTGAAGGAGAAACTTGTTCTTAATATCGTTGATGGTCTGGTCGCCTCGTTCGATAAGGGGCCGACATATCACGCCGAAAGCGCGTGGAAATACGGTAGCCTTTTTATCAGTGCTGACCCGGTTGTTCTTGACGTATTGGTGCTTCAGACAGTCAACCAGAAACGCGAGGAGCTGGAGTTAGATTCTGTGTCTAAGCTCGCGAACCACATCAATACGGCGGGTAAGCTTGATTTAGGTACGAATACACTGGATCAAGCGGATCTTCGGAAAGTTGAGGTTTAA
- a CDS encoding redoxin domain-containing protein has translation MHGVKATSTDANIHSSTQQGIGKYHVKEAEVGDYTVQISAKGYQTTELNVTVIPDQSISLDKVALAALETSVSHLRGVLTNAASGEPLAGVNLQLTDDAGKVYDTLTTASGIFTFENLPVQQPFTLTIAHVGYEDKEVAVHPIPADETLELTVELTALQEPEKLDPGQGLSIGSQAPDFELPDGNGKLHAFADYAADKNVVLIFYRGGWUPFCRGQLGELQDNYAKIQAVGAELIAISSDNEGDTKRTVQNHGLKFPVLSDKDKKAITAYNVVDPGNNRIARPAAYIVRKDGTVAWKSLNGVAVRVPTAEILTELGKL, from the coding sequence ATGCACGGCGTGAAGGCAACAAGTACGGACGCGAACATCCACTCTTCTACACAACAGGGAATCGGGAAATATCACGTTAAGGAAGCTGAAGTGGGAGACTACACTGTCCAAATTTCAGCCAAAGGATACCAAACGACGGAGTTGAACGTTACCGTCATCCCAGACCAGAGTATTTCACTGGACAAAGTTGCACTTGCCGCATTAGAAACATCTGTTTCACATCTGCGCGGTGTTTTGACAAACGCAGCATCCGGTGAACCGCTTGCTGGGGTCAACCTCCAACTTACAGATGACGCTGGGAAAGTTTACGATACCTTAACAACGGCATCTGGGATTTTCACCTTTGAAAATCTGCCCGTGCAGCAACCCTTTACGTTGACAATTGCGCACGTGGGCTATGAAGATAAGGAAGTGGCAGTGCATCCGATACCAGCTGATGAAACACTGGAACTGACTGTTGAACTCACTGCACTCCAGGAACCCGAAAAGTTGGATCCAGGTCAAGGGTTGAGCATTGGAAGCCAGGCACCGGACTTTGAATTGCCAGATGGCAACGGTAAATTACACGCATTTGCTGATTATGCTGCTGATAAAAACGTCGTCCTTATTTTTTACCGGGGTGGCTGGTGACCGTTCTGCAGAGGGCAACTCGGTGAGTTGCAAGACAACTATGCGAAGATTCAAGCTGTAGGCGCGGAACTCATCGCTATCAGTTCCGATAACGAAGGCGATACCAAACGGACGGTTCAAAATCACGGGCTCAAATTTCCGGTGCTTTCCGATAAGGACAAAAAGGCGATCACTGCTTACAACGTCGTCGATCCTGGCAACAATCGGATCGCGCGTCCTGCCGCCTATATCGTTCGGAAGGACGGAACAGTCGCTTGGAAATCCCTTAATGGTGTAGCGGTGCGTGTGCCAACAGCGGAAATTCTCACAGAATTGGGTAAACTTTGA